The following are encoded in a window of Esox lucius isolate fEsoLuc1 chromosome 14, fEsoLuc1.pri, whole genome shotgun sequence genomic DNA:
- the LOC117595534 gene encoding uncharacterized protein LOC117595534 encodes MLMRHNHLDNALVSLNATLLSGHNHLDNALVSLNATLLSGHNHLDNALVSLNAFLLSGHNHLDNALVSLNATLLSGHNHLDNALVSLNATLLSGHNHLDNALVSLNATLLSGHNHLDNALVSLNATLLSGHNHLDNALVSLNATLLSGHNDLDNALVSLNATLLSEQEVDDLLPLAIDQEVEEPLPMAIDQVVDEVLPLAIHEEVDDLLPLAMEQEVDDLLPLAMEQEVDDLLPLAMVQEVDDILPLAMEQEVDDLLPLAMEQEVDDVLPLAMEQEVDDVLPLAMEQEVDDLLPLAMEQEVDDLSGTLRYF; translated from the exons ATGTTAATGC GTCACAACCACCTGGacaacgccttggtgtccctgaACGCAACTCTCCTCTCAGGTCACAACCACCTGGacaacgccttggtgtccctgaACGCAACTCTCCTCTCCGGTCACAACCACCTGGacaacgccttggtgtccctgaACGCATTTCTCCTCTCAGGTCACAACCACCTGGacaacgccttggtgtccctgaACGCAACTCTACTCTCAGGTCACAACCACCTGGacaacgccttggtgtccctgaACGCAACTCTCCTCTCAGGTCACAACCACCTGGacaacgccttggtgtccctgaACGCAACTCTCCTCTCAGGTCACAACCACCTGGacaacgccttggtgtccctgaACGCAACTCTCCTCTCAGGTCACAACCACCTGGacaacgccttggtgtccctgaACGCAACTCTCCTCTCAGGTCACAACGACCTGGacaacgccttggtgtccctgaACGCAACTCTCCTCTCAG AACAGGAAGTGGATGACCTCTTACCCCTGGCAATAGATCAGGAAGTGGAGGAGCCCTTACCCATGGCTATAGATCAGGTAGTGGATGAAGTTTTACCATTAGCTATTCATGAGGAAGTGGATGACCTCTTACCCTTGGCTATGGAGCAGGAAGTGGATGACCTCTTACCCTTGGCTATGGAGCAGGAAGTGGATGATCTCTTACCCCTGGCAATGGTgcaggaagtggatgacatcTTACCCTTGGCTATGGAGCAGGAAGTGGATGACCTCTTACCCTTGGCTATGGAGCAGGAAGTGGATGACGTCTTACCCTTGGCTATGGAGCAGGAAGTGGATGACGTCTTACCCTTGGCTATGGAGCAGGAAGTGGATGACCTCTTACCCTTGGCTATGGAGCAGGAAGTGGATGACCTCTCAGGAACCCTCAGATACTTTTAG